In Quercus robur chromosome 10, dhQueRobu3.1, whole genome shotgun sequence, a genomic segment contains:
- the LOC126702947 gene encoding disease resistance protein RPV1-like yields the protein MASASSSSSLTRHWKYDVFLSFNSEDRSFASELYATLADEGIKVCRDDDIVLDKETALSSKIFTAIENSRFSVIILSKKYAFSDWCLKKLAKIVECENEIGQTILPVFLDVCPSEVRNQTGEFGDAFDLQVEYFEENLEVVKKLRAALTRVSNIPGWTLYEAFESRVFQVIQDIVNVISKKSFPPLSIGGLTGMVSRVSEITSYLRIGGTDVLMIGICGMSGIGKTTIARVVYDSFSDQFEGCSFLANVGEVAQRCSLHSLQEKLLSDIIERDIRISDIQRGVNVIKNLLHSRRILLVLDGVSQLDQLAMLAGDCDWFGPGSRIIITTVAMDLLTRHGVDRIYIPKPLNKDEALYLFSLKCFVSGPPSRDYVEMSNDFLYYAAGLPLAIEVLGSFLFNRNITEWKNTLDKLEACHVPSVLNILQIIFDGLDETEKEVFLDIACFFNGEDKDHVVEILEFLYTGFELRNFIAKSLVRVSSNNQLWMHDQLQLLGKAIVNEAQEPGKCSRLWMREDIDNVLKENTGTEAVQGIVLDFPVTKVAHWNPEAFSKMCNLRLLKIHNVQLPDGLTCLPKSLRYVEWNGYPLKSLPPGFQPVELSVLKMCRSKIKHIWRGIMCGNNLRVIKLSHSRNLVRTPDFTGVTNLERINLEGCTNLIEVHPSIGLLKRLILLNLKDCKGLRILPHKIGMESLEILILSGCSKVKKIPEFAENMQRLQKLYLDGTAINFLPPSMEHLNGLTSLNLRHCKNLQFLPSFLHNLKSLTELSPPGIAEPETNLISSENKELLSVHRTEVMEKEGRMSLHKNEIETVPSQTKEGQMKSKLKKNVGDPIQPHTPVAVSTSGTSNVEPILLGSSEVAVLVEPVTVEPVTILRSRIDGSQPINEEEIEILRQTDSQRFLERTCPKRSIERTLTTILGYMSDVKARRVGVYGSGGIGKTSVLKALINYPKTKDLFDVVIWVTVSRNWSTRKIQDKVLQQLSLSPGDFKTDFELAEELFQALRSQRFLLLLDDVWEWIDLNAIGIPDPTYENRCRMILATRSPDVCHIMVADRKVQMEGLLLGEAWELFWEQVGEIIDSPNIFPYAQAIVKKCHGLPLLIVVTGRALAKENDALNWMHASRNFLWLSAHGTYGFEGLFQQLKFSYDRLESPELKSCFLYCVLFPEDREVGIVKLVEYWIEEGLVAGKWTDSYKRGCDIVNILVEASLLQKSEGGLSIKMHDLIRDLALRILSLETEGCQFLLRSYSRMAQLSHMGNGSFFRPVASFKSNQPLILEDHQFLSRAGAGLTELPLKEKWEEAKMIFLMDNELSSLPDSPSCPKLLALFLQRNQKLRVIPTSFFDLMPSLTVLNLSKTRIKSLPKSLCKLMSLEVLILRDCERLVLLPSEVGSLRRLEVLDLQGTEINKLPNNISELSSLIYLKVSFYGSVNWSEYDKLPHELVSRGVIANLLELETLSIDVYPGDRRWNKNVKSVIDEVGKLTNLTTFCCYFPEVEFLELFLGTSLSWKIGGLTEFKFVVGHDVKRFVSKVSDNLAFDNVPWDQCLRFVNGEVIPDAAVEVLTRTTAFYLDHHINVCSLSEFGVSNLDGLRLCVVRECPKIETIIAIKELSEAVFPILEHLSINYLSNLSTILEGMIPPGSFAKLRILTMHTCPKLQFVFASSMLCLFSNLEELIVEDCPAITEIIYQDLVVDSGSGTLPSLKKLKLHYLPRLVNIMKGKWPPIENISFYDCPILKKLGIDFIASHTIKGIKAENDWWKELEWQDTSFHLRLQAHFTPICDDDL from the exons ATGGCAAGCGCTTCTTCTTCGTCGTCGCTTACTCGCCATTGGAAATATGATGTCTTCCTTAGTTTCAACAGCGAGGACAGAAGTTTTGCTTCTGAACTATACGCTACTTTGGCTGATGAAGGAATCAAAGTCTGCAGGGATGATGATATAGTACTTGATAAAGAAACAGCGCTTTCGTCAAAAATCTTTACAGCAATTGAAAATTCAAGGTTTTCAGTCATCATTCTTTCCAAAAAATATGCCTTTTCTGATTGGTGCCTGAAAAAACTTGCAAAGATAGTGGAATGCGAGAATGAGATTGGGCAAACAATTCTTCCTGTTTTCTTAGATGTTTGTCCTTCTGAGGTACGAAACCAGACTGGGGAGTTTGGGGACGCTTTCGACTTACAGGTAGAATATTTTGAGGAGAATTTGGAGGTTGTCAAAAAATTGAGGGCTGCTTTAACAAGAGTCTCCAATATCCCCGGATGGACTTTATATGAAGC GTTTGAATCAAGAGTTTTCCAAGTTATCCAAGACATTGTTAATGTGATATCAAAAAAATCTTTTCCCCCACTCTCAATCGGGGGCCTAACTGGAATGGTTTCTCGTGTGAGTGAAATAACATCTTACTTAAGGATAGGGGGGACTGATGTTCTCATGATAGGGATATGTGGTATGAGTGGTATTGGTAAGACAACCATTGCAAGAGTTGTTTATGACAGCTTCTCCGATCAATTTGAAGGTTGTTCTTTTCTAGCTAATGTTGGAGAAGTTGCTCAAAGATGTAGTTtacattctttacaagagaaaCTTCTTTCTGACATCATTGAAAGAGATATAAGAATATCCGATATCCAGAGAGGGGTCAACGTGATCAAGAATTTGCTGCATAGTAGAAGGATTCTTCTTGTACTTGATGGTGTGAGTCAATTAGACCAGTTAGCAATGTTGGCTGGGGATTGTGATTGGTTTGGTCCAGGCAGTAGAATTATCATTACCACCGTTGCTATGGATTTACTGACTAGACATGGGGTTGATAGAATATATATACCAAAGCCATTGAATAAGGATGAGGCTCTTTATCTTTTTAGTTTGAAATGTTTCGTAAGTGGCCCCCCTTCCAGAGATTATGTGGAGATGTCcaatgattttttatattatgcTGCTGGCCTTCCTTTAGCTATTGAGGTTTTAGGTTCTTTTCTATTTAATAGAAACATCACTGAATGGAAAAATACATTAGATAAACTTGAAGCATGTCATGTACCCAGTGTTCTTAATATACTTCAAATCATTTTTGATGGACTAGATGAAACAGAGAAGGAAGTATTCCTGGATATCGCATGTTTCTTTAATGGGGAGGACAAAGATCATGTAGTAGAAATACTGGAGTTCCTTTACACGGGCTTTGAATTAAGGAATTTCATTGCTAAATCTCTTGTAAGAGTTTCTTCTAACAATCAATTATGGATGCATGATCAATTACAGTTGTTGGGTAAGGCAATAGTTAACGAAGCTCAAGAGCCTGGGAAATGTAGTAGATTGTGGATGCGTGAGGACATCGACAATGTCCTGAAAGAAAATACA GGAACAGAAGCTGTTCAAGGCATAGTTTTAGATTTTCCTGTAACAAAAGTGGCACACTGGAACCCGGAAGCCTTTTCAAAGATGTGTAATCTTAGATTACTCAAAATTCATAATGTGCAACTTCCAGATGGGCTCACATGTCTTCCTAAGTCATTAAGATATGTTGAATGGAATGGGTATCCTTTAAAATCTTTGCCACCAGGTTTCCAACCAGTAGAGCTTTCTGTACTTAAAATGTGTCGTAGCAAAATTAAACACATCTGGAGGGGAATAATG TGTGGGAACAATTTAAGAGTCATCAAACTCAGTCATTCTCGAAATCTTGTTAGGACTCCAGACTTCACAGGGGTTACAAATCTTGAGAGAATAAATCTTGAAGGTTGTACGAATTTAATTGAAGTTCACCCATCCATTGGGTTACTCAAAaggcttattttattgaatctTAAAGATTGCAAAGGTCTTAGAATTCTTCCACACAAGATTGGAATGGAATCTCTTGAAATTCTTATTCTTTCTGGTTGCTCAAAAGTCAAGAAGATTCCAGAATTTGCAGAAAACATGCAACGGTTACAGAAGCTTTATTTAGATGGAACTGCAATTAATTTTCTACCTCCTTCAATGGAACATTTGAATGGTCTTACTTCACTGAATCTGAGGCATTGCAAAAATCTTCAGTTTCTTCCAAGCTTTCTTCATAATCTGAAGTCTTTAACAGAACTCAGTCCTCCTGGAATAGCTGAACCTGAAACAAATCTAATTTCTTCAGAGAACAAAGAGTTGCTATCTGTGCATAGAACAGAAGTTATGGAGAAAGAAGGTAGGATGTCCCTtcataaaaatgaaattgagactGTTCCTTCTCAAACTAAAGAAGGTCAGATGAAATCTAAATTGAAAAAGAATGTTGGGGATCCAATTCAGCCCCATACTCCAGTAGCAGTCTCAACATCAGGTACAAGTAATGTAGAACCCATTCTTTTGGGAAGCTCAGAAGTAGCTGTATTAGTTGAACCAGTGACGGTAGAACCAGTGACAATCCTTCGTTCAAGAATTGATGGAAGTCAACCTATCAatgaagaggaaattgagatCCTTCGTCAAACTGACAGTCAGCGGTTTCTTGAAAGAACATGTCCCAAGAGGTCTATTGAGCGCACTTTGACAACGATCTTGGGATACATGAGTGATGTTAAAGCCCGAAGAGTTGGTGTTTATGGAAGCGGAGGGATTGGCAAGACTAGTGTACTGAAAGCCTTGATCAATTACCCCAAAACAAAGGACTTATTTGATGTGGTTATTTGGGTGACTGTATCAAGAAATTGGAGCACAAGAAAGATTCAAGATAAAGTTTTACAACAATTATCATTGTCACCAGGAGACTTCAAAACTGATTTCGAACTTGCAGAGGAACTGTTTCAAGCTCTAAGGAGCCAGAGGTTTTTGTTGCTTTTGGATGATGTTTGGGAGTGGATTGATCTGAATGCAATTGGTATTCCTGATCCTACTTATGAAAATCGTTGCAGGATGATACTTGCAACAAGATCCCCAGATGTGTGTCACATCATGGTGGCTGATAGAAAGGTTCAGATGGAGGGACTCTTACTGGGAGAAGCTTGGGAGTTGTTTTGGGAACAAGTGGGTGAGATAATTGACTCTCCAAATATATTTCCCTATGCTCAAGCTATAGTTAAGAAGTGCCATGGTTTGCCATTGTTGATCGTTGTTACTGGAAGGGCATTGGCTAAGGAGAATGATGCTTTAAACTGGATGCATGCCTCGAGAAACTTTTTGTGGCTCAGTGCACATGGGACGTATGGTTTTGAGGGTTTATTCCAACAGCTGAAATTCAGTTATGACAGATTGGAGAGTCCTGAATTGAAGAGTTGCTTCCTTTATTGTGTCTTGTTTCCAGAAGATCGCGAGGTTGGCATAGTTAAATTGGTTGAGTACTGGATTGAGGAAGGTTTGGTTGCTGGAAAATGGACAGATTCATATAAAAGGGGGTGTGATATAGTTAATATTCTTGTTGAAGCCTCTCTTTTGCAGAAATCAGAAGGTGGTCTTTCCATCAAAATGCATGATCTGATAAGGGATTTAGCATTACGGATCTTGTCATTAGAGACAGAAGGTTGTCAATTTCTGCTTAGAAGTTATTCAAGAATGGCACAACTATCACACATGGGAAATGGTTCATTTTTCAGACCAGTTGCAAGTTTTAAAAGCAATCAACCATTGATTCTTGAAGATCATCAGTTCTTATCAAGGGCTGGTGCTGGTCTAACTGAGCTGCCTTTGAAGGAAAAATGGGAAGAAGCCAAGATGATTTTTCTGATGGACAACGAGTTATCCAGTCTACCAGATAGTCCAAGTTGCCCCAAACTTTTGGCATTGTTCCTCCAAAGAAATCAAAAACTAAGAGTGATACCTACATCCTTTTTTGATTTAATGCCTTCTCTTACAGTTTTGAACCTATCTAAAACCAGGATCAAATCCTTGCCAAAGTCACTCTGTAAGCTTATGAGCCTTGAAGTACTTATTCTACGTGATTGTGAACGTCTGGTGCTACTTCCATCTGAGGTTGGATCTCTGAGACGGCTTGAAGTGCTTGATCTCCAGGGAACTGAGATAAACAAATTACCTAACAATATTTCTGAACTGTCTTCTCTGATTTACCTGAAGGTATCATTTTATGGCTCTGTCAACTGGAGTGAATATGATAAGCTGCCTCATGAATTGGTTTCACGTGGAGTGATCGCTAATCTACTTGAATTGGAAACACTGAGTATTGATGTGTACCCAGGAGATAGGAGGTGGAACAAGAATGTGAAATCTGTCATAGATGAGGTGGGCAAGTTGACAAATTTGACTACTTTTTGTTGCTATTTCCCAGAAGTAGAGTTTCTTGAACTATTTCTTGGAACAAGCCTATCATGGAAAATTGGAGGTTTAACTGAATTCAAATTTGTAGTTGGCCATGACGTGAAACGCTTTGTATCTAAGGTTTCGGACAACCTTGCATTTGATAATGTCCCATGGGATCAATGCTTGAGATTTGTAAATGGTGAGGTGATACCAGATGCAGCTGTTGAAGTATTGACTCGTACTACTGCATTCTATTTAGATCATCATATCAATGTTTGCAGCCTATCAGAGTTTGGAGTCAGTAATTTAGATGGACTGAGATTGTGTGTAGTGAGGGAATGTCCCAAGATTGAAACAATTATCGCTATCAAGGAGCTTTCTGAAGCTGTGTTTCCAATTCTGGAGCACCTAAGTATTAATTATCTATCAAACTTAAGTACAATTTTGGAAGGAATGATACCACCGGGAAGCTTTGCTAAGCTAAGAATATTGACAATGCATACATGCCCCAAGTTACAATTTGTTTTTGCAAGCTCCATGCTCTGTTTATTCTCGAACTTAGAGGAATTGATCGTTGAAGATTGTCCAGCTATTACAGAGATCATATATCAGGATCTGGTAGTTGATTCTGGCAGTGGAACACTCCCTAgcttgaaaaaattaaaacttcacTATCTACCCAGATTGGTTAACATTATGAAAGGCAAATGGCCCCCGATAGAAAACATTAGCTTCTACGATTGCCCTATATTGAAGAAGCTTGGCATTGATTTCATTGCAAGTCATACCATAAAAGGGATCAAAGCGGAGAATGATTGGTGGAAAGAATTAGAGTGGCAAGACACTTCATTTCACTTGCGTCTTCAAGCTCATTTCACCCcaatttgtgatgacgatttgtaa